A genomic window from Halogeometricum borinquense DSM 11551 includes:
- a CDS encoding SMC family protein, translating to MKIDSLNIEEFASGEHRGMEIESVSSDSHLLRGGSRTGKTLTFNAILYNLLGAKHTIDLATGRQNEVELEFTNDSRFFRGNPESEYEREDETLDGSNASEAFSEDLGDTTLLKSLFVHSHIGKMPLDELSRGQRTKLIRSVTNRELEQRISRLEDAEEQLSELVVETKDTKRRLSEEKSDLDRQVSDLESQKEKYDRLESQIESGELAKLSQQLRRDEELENRLDELFKEKEGLRKRLRKLHRKKRKQENYESEVNDIIAEAVNDFVCPTCDRRITTEKAKNRIQRGYCPYCGRNHSLEGLKQRLSQKIEESDDLLDELKEEIEELQDQRDEVSNQIGELKEEKPELEELDGFTKRRLDNYDHNIQQIQDHVQEELESISSSLDELKSDRQSLEEKVEEINRKSKAYSEAHNHASEMVEELTEQSFEAGIQEFSEAWEEAYNQMNSNLQLGISISEEGRIQFPGRNNLREYDRGGNLSGSEFHLLNISFACTLSRFATENGVIEWDTIVLDEPFSNLQEEENRDAALEYILSLDKQMIVTTSNTSIDSRFDQVEILEREPLQTKLGDFL from the coding sequence ATGAAGATTGACTCCCTGAACATCGAAGAGTTCGCTAGCGGCGAGCACCGAGGCATGGAAATCGAATCAGTAAGCAGTGATTCTCATCTGCTCAGGGGAGGAAGCCGAACCGGGAAAACACTGACTTTCAACGCTATTCTCTACAATCTTCTTGGAGCAAAGCACACTATCGATTTAGCGACCGGTCGACAAAACGAGGTTGAACTCGAATTCACGAACGACAGCCGATTCTTCCGAGGCAACCCAGAATCAGAGTACGAACGAGAAGATGAAACACTGGATGGCTCGAATGCTTCTGAAGCCTTCTCCGAGGACCTCGGGGATACTACTCTGCTGAAATCTCTTTTTGTCCACTCTCATATTGGTAAGATGCCTTTGGACGAGTTGAGTCGAGGTCAAAGAACCAAACTGATTCGGAGCGTTACCAACCGAGAGCTGGAGCAGAGGATTTCCCGGCTGGAAGATGCCGAGGAACAACTAAGCGAACTCGTTGTAGAGACGAAGGATACGAAAAGACGGCTCTCTGAGGAGAAGTCCGATCTTGACCGACAGGTCAGTGATTTAGAGTCACAGAAAGAGAAGTACGACCGACTTGAGTCACAGATTGAATCAGGTGAACTGGCTAAGCTCAGCCAACAGTTGAGGAGAGATGAAGAACTGGAGAACAGGCTTGATGAGTTATTCAAGGAAAAGGAGGGTTTGCGTAAGCGTCTTCGAAAACTGCATCGGAAGAAGAGGAAACAGGAGAACTACGAGTCCGAGGTTAACGATATTATTGCTGAGGCTGTCAATGATTTTGTCTGTCCGACCTGTGACCGCAGGATTACAACTGAGAAAGCAAAGAACAGGATTCAACGCGGTTACTGTCCTTACTGTGGTCGGAACCACTCTCTGGAAGGATTGAAGCAGCGTCTTAGCCAGAAAATCGAGGAGTCCGATGATCTGCTTGATGAGCTGAAAGAAGAGATTGAAGAACTGCAAGACCAGCGGGACGAAGTCTCTAACCAGATTGGCGAACTAAAAGAGGAAAAACCCGAGCTCGAAGAGTTAGACGGATTCACCAAACGAAGGCTGGACAACTATGACCACAATATCCAGCAGATTCAGGACCACGTCCAAGAAGAGTTAGAATCTATTTCTAGCAGTTTGGACGAACTCAAATCTGACCGACAAAGTCTAGAGGAGAAGGTTGAGGAGATCAACCGGAAGTCTAAGGCATATTCTGAAGCACATAACCATGCCTCTGAGATGGTCGAAGAACTGACTGAACAAAGCTTTGAGGCTGGTATTCAGGAGTTCAGTGAGGCTTGGGAAGAAGCGTACAACCAGATGAATTCAAACCTGCAGCTTGGAATCAGTATTTCCGAGGAGGGTCGAATTCAATTCCCTGGTAGGAACAACCTGCGCGAGTATGATAGAGGAGGTAATCTGAGTGGCTCGGAATTTCACCTACTGAATATATCCTTTGCTTGTACCCTGAGTCGTTTTGCAACTGAAAACGGTGTTATCGAGTGGGATACTATTGTTTTAGATGAGCCGTTTTCGAACCTTCAGGAGGAAGAGAACAGAGATGCAGCCCTAGAGTATATTCTATCTTTGGACAAGCAGATGATTGTAACCACCTCTAATACCTCGATTGACTCCCGGTTTGATCAAGTGGAGATCTTGGAACGGGAACCGCTTCAAACCAAATTAGGTGACTTCCTATGA